A genomic segment from Pseudoduganella chitinolytica encodes:
- a CDS encoding PepSY-associated TM helix domain-containing protein, protein MVTGFTRKLLRSIHLYLSLAFGVLLVLAGLTGVGLVWIEELDEALNPSLFLVEGRAGPVAPPGITAERVVARLSADSRYGRPNGLTLPRAPDGVVVATYRAPKAERSMLALPLLRQVMVDPVTLVVLGERNWGEFGLSRPLFTSTLFHLHRYVFAGEVGKVVMGLAGLALFLIGAIGIALWWPKATLSALIKSFRIHGHWKSMKFQYSFHRSAGMVAAPVLLMLGFSGMYFNLPEWVRPAVASVATLTPTDKLHNAPARGARGTPIGPADAIAAAQAFNPAGRIGRITLPADKKTPYEIRMRQPGEVRKGDGSTRITVDAYTGHLLRIRDPLTAPAGDTFLNWQFPLHTGEAFGLAGRIVITVSGFTPLAFMVTGLVLWLGRRRKPVRKAQPLRPAETGLRTAGSLGR, encoded by the coding sequence ATGGTCACCGGTTTTACGCGCAAGCTGCTGCGCAGCATCCACCTGTATCTGTCGCTCGCCTTCGGCGTGCTGCTGGTGCTGGCCGGCCTCACGGGTGTGGGCCTGGTCTGGATCGAAGAGCTGGACGAGGCGCTCAACCCGTCGCTGTTCCTGGTGGAGGGGCGCGCCGGCCCCGTCGCGCCGCCCGGCATCACGGCCGAACGCGTCGTTGCCCGGCTCAGTGCCGATTCCCGCTACGGTCGCCCCAACGGCCTGACCTTGCCGCGCGCGCCGGACGGCGTGGTGGTGGCGACCTATCGCGCCCCCAAGGCCGAACGCTCCATGCTGGCGCTGCCACTGCTGCGCCAGGTGATGGTCGATCCCGTCACGCTGGTGGTGTTGGGCGAGCGCAACTGGGGCGAGTTCGGCCTGTCGCGACCGCTGTTCACGTCGACGCTGTTCCACCTGCACCGCTACGTGTTCGCGGGCGAAGTGGGCAAGGTCGTCATGGGCCTGGCCGGCCTGGCGCTGTTCCTGATCGGCGCCATCGGCATCGCACTGTGGTGGCCGAAGGCGACGCTGAGCGCGCTGATCAAGTCGTTCCGCATCCACGGCCACTGGAAAAGCATGAAGTTCCAGTACAGCTTCCATCGCAGCGCCGGCATGGTCGCGGCGCCCGTGCTGCTGATGCTGGGCTTTTCCGGCATGTATTTCAACCTGCCGGAATGGGTCAGGCCGGCCGTGGCCAGCGTGGCCACGCTGACGCCGACGGACAAGCTGCACAACGCGCCGGCCCGCGGCGCGCGCGGCACGCCGATCGGCCCGGCGGACGCCATTGCAGCGGCGCAGGCGTTCAATCCAGCCGGCCGCATCGGCCGCATCACGCTGCCCGCGGACAAGAAGACGCCATATGAGATCCGCATGCGCCAGCCCGGCGAAGTACGCAAGGGCGACGGCAGTACCCGCATTACGGTGGACGCCTACACGGGACACCTGCTGCGCATCCGCGACCCGCTCACGGCCCCGGCCGGCGACACCTTCCTGAACTGGCAGTTCCCGCTGCACACGGGCGAGGCGTTCGGCCTGGCGGGCCGTATCGTCATCACCGTCTCCGGTTTCACGCCGCTGGCGTTCATGGTGACGGGCCTCGTGCTGTGGCTGGGGCGACGCAGGAAGCCCGTGCGCAAGGCGCAGCCGTTGCGTCCAGCCGAGACCGGGCTGCGCACCGCGGGCAGCCTGGGCCGCTGA